Within Deltaproteobacteria bacterium, the genomic segment CCGAGACCACCGGATAGCCGCTGTTGGCGGCCGACAAACCCGCCACGTCGCTGGCGAGTAGCACGAGCCAGATCCAGGCGTGACGGAGCACGCGGCCACGCGGCCGCCGCAGCAGTGCGAGCACACCACTGATCGCGGCCAGCCCGACGCCGGCCGACCACAGATAGCCGAACGGCGGCCGCAGCCACGGCCCGCTCGCGCCGTAGCCGCCGAGCGTGGAGGTGAACGGCAGCAGGGCAGCCTGCTGCGCGATGGCCAGGATGTAACTCACGCTGAGACCCGATCCGGGTTGAAACCAGAACAGGACGTGAAGAAAGGTCGAGAACTGCAGCGCGGCGGGAATCAGCGCGATGGCGACACCGCCGGCCCAGATGAGGAAGACCGATGGTGTGCGCCAGTAGAGCGCGGACAGCACGGTCGCAGCGCTGACAGCCGCGACCGCGGCGAACCACAGCGGCAGAAAGTAGCCCGCCAGTCCGCACACGAGACCGAGAGCCGCCCACAGGAAGCCGCTTTCCCACACGGTCCACGCCGCGCCGAACAGCGCATAGGCAGCGAAGTAGGGCAGCAGCCCCGACAGGTTTGGGTAGCTGATGAGGGTGAAGTAGTCGAAGACGCTATGCAGCGGCAGAAACAGTGCGAGGAGTAGCGCGGCGGTTGCGCCGCTGGTTTCGGCGGCGAACGCCGCGGCGGCGAACACGATCAGCGCCGACGTGAGCACGTTGCCGAGCCGGTGCGCGAACAGCGACTCGGAGAGGTGCATGAACACGCTCTGCAGCGTTGCCTGCACGACAGTGCACTGCTCGAAGACCCCGCGCACGCTGAGCCAATTGACAGCAGGGTTGCCGCGCGCGAGGTCTTGGCCGATGACGAAGAAATTCAGCGAGTCGCCAGTGACCGCCCAGCGCCAGTTGTCGTACACGCGACAGAAGGTGAACAGCACCAGTCCGACGTAGACCACCAGTGCGCCGATCAGCGCGGGTGGGGGTCGCCAGCGCACCCAGCCGCGCGGCACCGGCCACTGCATGAGATACAGTCCCATCGCCGCGAGCCAACTGAAATACAGCCCGACCTGCCGTTGCTGAGGGTCGAGCCACGCCAGCGGAACGAGCGCCGCGATGCAGCCCGCGCCACACGCGATCCGCAGCGCGCGTGGCCGCTGGCGAGTTGGGGTCATCGCGCCGGCTTCGGTCGACTGCATGGCGCCCCTCTCTAGCATCGCCGCGCGCGTCGCGGAACGGCCGCGATTGCAACGCGACGATCAACTCACTATGGGGGCACGGTCGGTTAGTGGTGAACGTGAGTTCCGCGCAAGCGCCTCTGGTTACGATTTGCATCCCAACCTACAACCGAGCCGACCTGCTTGGTTCGGCGATCCGATCCGCGTTGGCGCAGACGTATCAGAACCTGCGCGTCGTCGTCGTCGACAACTGCAGCACTGACGCAACCGTCGCGCTGCTGGAAGAGTTTCAGCGCGAGGCGCCCGAGCGATTCCGCTTCGTGGTGAACGACTCGAATGTGGGGATGCAGGGTAACTTCGAACGCTGTGGCGAACTAGCTGAGGGCAAATATTTCAAGATCGTCTGCTCGGACGACTACGCTTATCCGACGCTGGTGGCGAAGCAGGTTGCCGCGTTGGAGGCCCACCCGCGCGTGGCGGTGGCCACCGCGCGGCGGCGCCGGCTGAGCGACAGCGCGCTGTTTCGTTTGTACGATCCGTTGCTCAAAATGCGTGGCGGGCTGTGTCCCGGCGCCGCCGCCGTGCGGTTCGTTTTCCGTCGATCCAATATGATCGGCGGCAGCGCACAGTTACTGATGCGACTCGAAGCCTATCGTACGGTGGGCAGAATTCGCAACGATCCGGTGGTGGGCAGCATGTTCGACATCGAACCGATGCTGCGCCTGCTGGCGAGTGGCTGGGACCTTTTCGTGGTGGACGAAGTCTTGTGCGACTACAACTCTCACTCCTCATCATACACGCGAGCGACGCTCTCTGATCCGCAGGTGCAAGACTTCTTCTTCGCCTTTCGCGAGGAACAAGCGCGTGACCCGCTGTACGCGCGCTGTCTGCGTCTGCCCGACGACCTCGTTGCTTCGCGCCGCAATGCCGCCTTGCTGCTCATGATCGCCGGCTTCGCCGCCACCTTTCCCGGGCGTGACCGGCAGTTGGCAACGCGGCTGTTCGACTACCTGCAGGAAAAATGCAACATCGGAGTGGTGCGGGCGCTGCGTACAGTGCTGGATCTCGGGCTCCGCTTGCCGGGTGGACGGGCAAGGGACGCGGAGGCGTCATGAAGGTTGTGATTCTCGCGGGTGGGTTGGGCACGCGTCTGGCCGAGGAGACCGAGGTGCGCCCGAAACCGATGGTGGAGATCGGTCACCGGCCGATCCTCTGGCACATCATGAAGCACTACGCGCGCTACGGTTTCAAGGAGTTCTACCTGGCGCTCGGCTACAAGGGCGAGCAGATCAAGCGATTCTTCCTCGACTATCGTTCGCTGAGCACGAATATGACGGTGTCGCTGAAAGACGGCACGCTCAGCCTTCACGACGGGAGCCAAATCGACGACTGGGTCGTTCATCTCATCGACACCGGCGTCGATACCAACACCGGCGGGCGCGTGAAGCAGTTGGCGCCGCTGCTCGCCAATGAAACCTTCATGATGACGTACGGTGACGGCGTGGCGGACGTTGATCTCACCAAGCTGGTAGCGTTCCATCGCAGTCAAGGACGGCTGGCGACACTGACCGCCGTACGCCCGGCGGCGCGCTTCGGCGCCCTCACGTTTGACGGCCCGATGGTCACTGAGTTTCGCGAGAAGCCGCAGATGGGTGAGGGGTGGATCAACGGCGGCTTCATGGTGCTCGAACCCGGCGTGATGAAGTACATCGAGGGCGACGCGTCGAACTTCGAGTACGAAGCGCTCGAACGGCTCGCGGCGGAGCGCCAGCTCGTCGCCTACAAGCACGAGCGCTTCTGGCAGTGCATGGACACGATGCGCGATCTGAAATTGCTCCGGCGCCTGTGGGACGAACAAGCAGCGCCATGGAAGACGTGGACATGAGTGCCGCCGACTTCTGGCGCGATCGGCCGACCTTCGTCACCGGCGGCACTGGCCTGGTGGGCTCCTGGCTCGTCCGCCGCTTGACCGAGGCCGGCGCGGACGTCGTGTGCTTGGTGCGCGACCGGGTGCCGCAAAGCGAGCTGTGGCGCAGCGGGCTGATCGATCGGGTCAAGATCGTTCACGGCGACGTCACCGATCAGTTGACGCTCGAACGCGCGCTCGGCGAGTACGAGATCGACACGATCTTTCACTTGGCGGCGCAGACCATCGTTGGCGTCGCCAATCGCAATCCGATCTCGACGTTCGAGTCGAACATCGCCGGGACGTGGCGATTGCTCGAAGCGTGTCGCCACAGTCCCCTGGCGCGCCAGATCGTCATCGCCTCGTCGGACAAGGCGTACGGCGAAGCGGAGACACTCCCGTACGATGAGACCACACCGCTGCGCGGACGGCATCCCTACGACGTCAGCAAGTCGTGCGCGGATCTGATCGCGTTGACCTACGCGACCACCTGGCAGTTGCCGGTCGCGATCACCCGCTGCGGCAACTTTTACGGCGGCGGCGATCTGAACTGGAACCGCATCGTTCCGGGCACGATCCGCTCGATCGTGCGCAACCAGCGTCCGATCATTCGATCCGATGGGCAGTTCGTGCGCGATTACTTTTTCGTTGAAGACGGCGCTGCGGCGTACATGCTGCTCGCCGAGCGACTGGCCGCCGATCCGAGCGTGCGCGGTCAGGCGTGGAACTTTTCGTACGAGCAGCCGCTGACGGTGATCGAGTTGGTGAACAAAATCCTCGCGGCGATGAACGTGCAGGTCGAGCCCGACATCCGCAACGAAGCGGTCAACGAGATCCGCAATCAATATCTCAGCTCGGCGCGGGCGCGCACGGAGTTGGGTTGGCGGCCGCGCTTCAGCCTCGAAGATGGGCTGACGCGGACCATCGAGTGGTACCGCGAGTTCCTGCGATGATCGATGGCGTTGCGATCCATCCGCTCAAGCGCATCCCCGACGAGCGCGGAACGATCTTCCACATGCTCAAGCGCACCGATGCGCACTTCCGCGAGTTCGGCGAGATCTACTTCTCCAGCGTCTACCAAGGCGTGATCAAGGGCTGGCACCTGCACCACCAGATGACGCTCAACTACGCGTGCATCGTCGGGCGGATCAAACTTGTGCTCTACGACGATCGTGCGCAATCGCCGTCGCGCGGAAAGGTGCAAGAGATCTTCCTCGGCCGCGACAACTACGTGCTGGTGGTCGTGCCGCCGGAGGTGTGGAACGGGTTCAAGGGATTGGCGCCGGAGTCGATCGTCGCGAACTGCGCAACGTTGCCGCACGATCCGAATGAGATCGTCCGCCTGGATCCCTTCAGCCCGCAGATTCCGTACGACTGGTCGCTGCGTCAGGGGTGAGAGGTGCTTAGTCGGTTGCCCAGGTACGGAGCAGGTCGAGCCGCGTGATCCACGCGGCGTAGTCGTCCCACACGTGGTCCCACTCAATCGCAGTGCGTTCATCGTCGGGATTGCGAAACGACGAGCCGGCGCTACCGGAAGCCGCTTCCACCTCGCAAGGAGTGAGATGCAGCCGGCGTTCGATCAGATCCCGCCGCACGATATCAACCCACTCGCGCGCGGTTGCTAGCAGTCCCGCTGGCCGCACGATGCGCCCGCGGCCGTCGATGAGGTCGCGCGCGACTTGCTCGTAGATGCGCGCGAGGTGAGACCATGGCAGATAGTCCGACACCGCCGCGGGCGTGTTCAGCACGAACTTCGTGCGAGTCAGCGTGTGTCGGATCAGCGTCGGCACGACCCGCTCGTCGTTTTCGAGCGGACCGATCGGGTTGGGAATCACGATCTTCGACACCAGCACTCCGGCCGACGTGGCGAGCCGCGCGAGCGCTTCCCACACCGCGCGCTTGCTGTGTGCGTAGGGTGTCGCCGCTGCCTCGACGGAGTTGCCGCCTTCGCCGGGTTCGAAGAACGAACCGGAATAGATGACCCCGTGCGCTGCGGATTCCGCGAGCGCGGCGACGAGGTCGGGAAGCGGATCGAGTCCAATTCGGGTGGCGGCTGCTACGTCGTAGTCCGGCGATCGGAACGCTTCCATCCAGTGATGATGGTGCACCCAGACAGCCGGCCGATGAGAGCGCACCCAGCGCGCAAAGCCACCGTCCTCAGCCCGCACGTCAAAATGAACCCGCACAGATTCCTGCAGTAGCTGCACGCGCAGGCCCCGCAGGCCGGCGTACTCGTCTGCGGCGCGCGGGCACAACGCGTGGACTTCCCATCCCCGCGCTTGCAGCTCTCGCGCGATCCACAGGCCGGTGAATGACGATGCGCCGGTGACCGCGGCCACGAGAGGCGCGCTCATCGTTGCGCGCGCACTCCCGCTTCGAGCTGTTCGAGCATGTAGGCGAGACGTGCCTTGTCGAGCGCGGGATGGACGCCGATCCAGAAGGTGCGCTTGAGGATCTCGTCCGACGCCGTTAGCTCGCCATGAATGCGGAACTCGGCGTCACGGTACGCAGGTTGGCGAGTGAGATTGCTGCCGAACATCAGTCGTGTGCCGACCTTGTGCTCTTCGAGAAACGTGGTGAGCCGCTCACGATCGATGCCGTCGGCGCAGTGAAGCGGGAATCCAAACCAACTCGGTTCGGTGCCGGCTGTCGGCTCGACCGGAATCAGACCGGCGCGCAACCGCGGTGAGCTGGTCACTCCGTCGTACAACGTGCGCCAGTTAGCGCGACGCGCCGCGATGAAGCGATCGAGCTTGGCGAGTTGCGACAGGCCGATTGCAGCCTGCATGTCGGTCATCTTCGCGTTGTAGCCGATGTTCGAATAGACGTACTTGTGATCGTAGCCGCGCGGTAGTCCGGCAAACTCCCAGGCGAACCGTTTGCCGCAGGTGTTGTCCTTGCCGGTATCGCACCAGCAGTCGCGTCCCCAATCGCGCATACTTTCGGCGACGCGTTTCCAGCGGCCGTCGGCGGGAATCACCGCACCACCTTCGCCAGTCGTAATGTGATGCGCGGGATAGAAGCTGAGGGTGGCGAAATCGCCGAAGCTGCCAACCGGCGCCGCGGTCTGGGTGGCGCCGGTTGAGATGGTGGCGCCGAGCGCATCGCAGCAGTCTTCGACGAGGTAGAGTCCTTCGGCTCGGCACCACTCCGCGAGAATGTCGGCGCGGTACGGATTGCCAAGAGTGTGAGCGAGGACGACCGCGCGCGTCTTCGGCGTGCGCGCCGCCATGATGGTTTCCGGCTGCGCGTCGAGCGTGCGAAAGTCCACGTCGACGAACACTGGTACCCAGCCGTTTTGAAAGATCGGGTTGACCGTGGTGGGAAAGCCCGCGGCCACCGTGATCACTTCATCGCCCTTAGCAAGTGGGCGACGATCGATGGTCTTCAACATCGGCGCGCCGAGGCTGCTGATCGCGATCAAGTTGGCGCTCGACCCACTGTTGACGAGCAACGCGTTGCCTTGGCGGTTCATTCGCGCCGGCAGCGCTTGTTCGAGCTGCGTGCCGTACCGCCCCGAGGTCAGCCACAGATCGAGCGAGGCGTCGATGAGGTGGACGAGGTCTTCGACATCGAGCACCTTGGCGGTGACCGGGATGTACGTCGTGCCGGCAACGAACGGCGCTGGCGCGTGCGCCACGTCGAAGAATGCACGCGCCGCTTGCAGCACCTGCGCGCGCGCGTCGTGCTTCGGATCGCGCGCCGGCGCCGGGGTTGGCGTCGATGAACTCACGATACTCTCCGCAGTGTCATCGCGTTGGACGATATCTTACTTGCGGCGCCTGGCCAAATCTGCGGTCAGTGCTTCCCAACGCCGAATACCGACGGCGTCTTTCCTTGCCCTGCGCGGATCGGAATGGCAAAGCTGCCGCTGGGATGACGGCGGGGGAGCGGACCACTGAGGATCAAGAACCCGGAATGACGCGCGGCGGAATCGCGCGCGGGCTGGCGTGCGTGGTGACGATCGGGCTCGTGACCGCGGCGCAGTGGAAGTTCGCCGATCCCGAGTGGCGCCCGACCGGATGGTGGCTGATGTTGGCGGCGCTGGTGGTCGCGCCGCTGTGGCAATGGCGGTTGCCGATCACGGACTGGCGGCAAGCGAGTGGACGGCTCTGGGGTTTGCACCCACAAGCGATGCGCCGCGTTGGCGGTGCGGCGATCGTGCTGCTCGGCGCCGCACTATGGTTCGATGCGTCACGCCGCCTCGCAATCGAGTGGGTGCCGAACTTCGATCGCTCATGCATCACCTGGGTGATAGCTGCCGCGGTGATGAGCCTCGGCTTTCGCGTGGCACAAACACCGCTGACCACTGCGCGCGATCGCCTGCGGCGTTGGGAATGGATCGCGCTGGTGCTCATCTGCGCGCTGGCGACGGCCTACAAGCTGGGCAACTTCGAGAACTTTCCGCCGCGCGATGAAGTGTCGCAGGTCGAAGAGCTGCAAGCCGGCATGTTCGGCGCGCAGTTTGTTGCCGGCGTACGCGAGCGCTGGGAGTTCGCGGCGCAGGCGGCAATATCAGGACTCGGCATCTGGCTCGGCGGTCCAACATTGCAAGCGGTGCGCGAGGCGTTCGCCGCCATCAATCTGCTCAAAGTGCTGCCCGCCTATTTTTGGTTTCGCGCCCTT encodes:
- a CDS encoding glycosyltransferase family 2 protein, yielding MSSAQAPLVTICIPTYNRADLLGSAIRSALAQTYQNLRVVVVDNCSTDATVALLEEFQREAPERFRFVVNDSNVGMQGNFERCGELAEGKYFKIVCSDDYAYPTLVAKQVAALEAHPRVAVATARRRRLSDSALFRLYDPLLKMRGGLCPGAAAVRFVFRRSNMIGGSAQLLMRLEAYRTVGRIRNDPVVGSMFDIEPMLRLLASGWDLFVVDEVLCDYNSHSSSYTRATLSDPQVQDFFFAFREEQARDPLYARCLRLPDDLVASRRNAALLLMIAGFAATFPGRDRQLATRLFDYLQEKCNIGVVRALRTVLDLGLRLPGGRARDAEAS
- the rfbF gene encoding glucose-1-phosphate cytidylyltransferase, whose amino-acid sequence is MKVVILAGGLGTRLAEETEVRPKPMVEIGHRPILWHIMKHYARYGFKEFYLALGYKGEQIKRFFLDYRSLSTNMTVSLKDGTLSLHDGSQIDDWVVHLIDTGVDTNTGGRVKQLAPLLANETFMMTYGDGVADVDLTKLVAFHRSQGRLATLTAVRPAARFGALTFDGPMVTEFREKPQMGEGWINGGFMVLEPGVMKYIEGDASNFEYEALERLAAERQLVAYKHERFWQCMDTMRDLKLLRRLWDEQAAPWKTWT
- a CDS encoding GDP-mannose 4,6-dehydratase encodes the protein MSAADFWRDRPTFVTGGTGLVGSWLVRRLTEAGADVVCLVRDRVPQSELWRSGLIDRVKIVHGDVTDQLTLERALGEYEIDTIFHLAAQTIVGVANRNPISTFESNIAGTWRLLEACRHSPLARQIVIASSDKAYGEAETLPYDETTPLRGRHPYDVSKSCADLIALTYATTWQLPVAITRCGNFYGGGDLNWNRIVPGTIRSIVRNQRPIIRSDGQFVRDYFFVEDGAAAYMLLAERLAADPSVRGQAWNFSYEQPLTVIELVNKILAAMNVQVEPDIRNEAVNEIRNQYLSSARARTELGWRPRFSLEDGLTRTIEWYREFLR
- a CDS encoding dTDP-4-dehydrorhamnose 3,5-epimerase family protein; translation: MIDGVAIHPLKRIPDERGTIFHMLKRTDAHFREFGEIYFSSVYQGVIKGWHLHHQMTLNYACIVGRIKLVLYDDRAQSPSRGKVQEIFLGRDNYVLVVVPPEVWNGFKGLAPESIVANCATLPHDPNEIVRLDPFSPQIPYDWSLRQG
- a CDS encoding NAD-dependent epimerase/dehydratase family protein gives rise to the protein MSAPLVAAVTGASSFTGLWIARELQARGWEVHALCPRAADEYAGLRGLRVQLLQESVRVHFDVRAEDGGFARWVRSHRPAVWVHHHHWMEAFRSPDYDVAAATRIGLDPLPDLVAALAESAAHGVIYSGSFFEPGEGGNSVEAAATPYAHSKRAVWEALARLATSAGVLVSKIVIPNPIGPLENDERVVPTLIRHTLTRTKFVLNTPAAVSDYLPWSHLARIYEQVARDLIDGRGRIVRPAGLLATAREWVDIVRRDLIERRLHLTPCEVEAASGSAGSSFRNPDDERTAIEWDHVWDDYAAWITRLDLLRTWATD
- the rfbH gene encoding lipopolysaccharide biosynthesis protein RfbH is translated as MSSSTPTPAPARDPKHDARAQVLQAARAFFDVAHAPAPFVAGTTYIPVTAKVLDVEDLVHLIDASLDLWLTSGRYGTQLEQALPARMNRQGNALLVNSGSSANLIAISSLGAPMLKTIDRRPLAKGDEVITVAAGFPTTVNPIFQNGWVPVFVDVDFRTLDAQPETIMAARTPKTRAVVLAHTLGNPYRADILAEWCRAEGLYLVEDCCDALGATISTGATQTAAPVGSFGDFATLSFYPAHHITTGEGGAVIPADGRWKRVAESMRDWGRDCWCDTGKDNTCGKRFAWEFAGLPRGYDHKYVYSNIGYNAKMTDMQAAIGLSQLAKLDRFIAARRANWRTLYDGVTSSPRLRAGLIPVEPTAGTEPSWFGFPLHCADGIDRERLTTFLEEHKVGTRLMFGSNLTRQPAYRDAEFRIHGELTASDEILKRTFWIGVHPALDKARLAYMLEQLEAGVRAQR